From a region of the Odontesthes bonariensis isolate fOdoBon6 chromosome 2, fOdoBon6.hap1, whole genome shotgun sequence genome:
- the zfp36l2 gene encoding mRNA decay activator protein ZFP36L2 isoform X1 has translation MKDATRQQIWGKEMSATVLSAFYDMDMLYKQQDKGMNMNALHINSMLDKKAVGAPLTAPGSGGSFAPGFFRRNSTSNMEAMNNGNKYSSMSSYSSLKENTPISSNSSSSSATALMNKENKFRDRAYSDNVDRGALQQKPGSQINSTRYKTELCRPFEENGSCKYGEKCQFAHGYHELRSLSRHPKYKTEPCRTFHTIGFCPYGPRCHFIHNADERRPAPPSNANMQAGESRSAREICGYGQRDVLPQQQVGYTQRDRPKLHHSLSFSGFSTHHGLESPLLDSPTSRTPPPPTTASSCTSASSFYDEVLSPHCINSAFSFPGQDLKALLAPLAVHTPGGYANNHSTGAYYGNMQSGVCPSSPPTFNMSHLQVLRRLNESPVFEPPPSPPDSLSDRESYASGSLSSSGSLSGSESPSLDAGRRLPIFSRLSISDD, from the exons ATGAAAGACGCAACGAGGCAGCAAATTTGGGGAAAAGAGATGTCAGCGACCGTCTTGTCCGCTTTCTACGACATGGACATGCTGTACAAG CAGCAGGATAAGGGCATGAACATGAACGCCCTGCACATCAACAGCATGCTGGATAAGAAAGCGGTGGGGGCCCCGCTCACCGCTCCGGGCTCCGGGGGCTCCTTCGCTCCGGGATTTTTCCGCAGAAACTCAACCAGCAACATGGAGGCGATGAACAACGGCAACAAATACTCCTCGATGAGCTCCTACAGCAGCCTGAAGGAGAACACGCCgatcagcagcaacagcagcagcagcagcgccaCGGCTCTCATGAACAAGGAGAACAAGTTCCGCGACCGCGCTTACAGCGACAACGTGGACCGGGGCGCGCTGCAGCAGAAGCCCGGCTCCCAGATCAACTCCACCCGCTACAAGACCGAGCTGTGCCGGCCCTTCGAGGAGAACGGTTCCTGCAAATACGGGGAGAAATGTCAGTTTGCCCACGGCTACCACGAGTTGCGGAGCTTGTCCCGCCACCCCAAGTACAAAACGGAGCCGTGTCGCACCTTCCACACCATCGGCTTCTGCCCCTACGGGCCCCGGTGCCACTTTATACACAACGCCGACGAGCGCCGGCCCGCTCCCCCGTCCAACGCCAACATGCAGGCGGGGGAGAGCCGGTCGGCTCGGGAGATTTGCGGCTACGGCCAGAGAGACGTCCTGCCGCAGCAGCAGGTCGGCTACACCCAGAGGGACAGACCAAAGCTCCACCACAGCCTCAGTTTCTCCGGCTTCTCCACCCACCACGGACTCGAATCCCCGCTGCTCGACAGCCCGACGTCCCGGACCCCGCCGCCTCCCACCACGGCCTCCTCCTGCACCTCCGCGTCCAGCTTCTACGACGAGGTCCTGTCCCCCCACTGCATCAACAGTGCCTTCTCTTTCCCAGGCCAGGACTTAAAAGCCTTACTCGCCCCCCTGGCCGTGCACACCCCCGGCGGCTACGCCAACAACCACTCCACCGGTGCCTACTACGGGAACATGCAGAGCGGCGTGTGCCCGTCCTCCCCTCCGACCTTCAACATGAGCCACTTGCAGGTGCTGCGCCGCCTCAACGAGTCGCCGGTGTTCGAGCCTCCTCCCAGCCCGCCAGACTCGCTCTCTGACCGGGAGAGCTATGCGAGCGGGTCCCTCAGCTCTTCCGGGAGCCTCAGCGGCTCCGAGTCCCCGAGTCTGGACGCTGGAAGGCGTTTGCCAATCTTCAGCAGGCTGTCGATTTCTGATGACTAA
- the zfp36l2 gene encoding mRNA decay activator protein ZFP36L2 isoform X2, which yields MKDATRQQIWGKEMSATVLSAFYDMDMLYKQDKGMNMNALHINSMLDKKAVGAPLTAPGSGGSFAPGFFRRNSTSNMEAMNNGNKYSSMSSYSSLKENTPISSNSSSSSATALMNKENKFRDRAYSDNVDRGALQQKPGSQINSTRYKTELCRPFEENGSCKYGEKCQFAHGYHELRSLSRHPKYKTEPCRTFHTIGFCPYGPRCHFIHNADERRPAPPSNANMQAGESRSAREICGYGQRDVLPQQQVGYTQRDRPKLHHSLSFSGFSTHHGLESPLLDSPTSRTPPPPTTASSCTSASSFYDEVLSPHCINSAFSFPGQDLKALLAPLAVHTPGGYANNHSTGAYYGNMQSGVCPSSPPTFNMSHLQVLRRLNESPVFEPPPSPPDSLSDRESYASGSLSSSGSLSGSESPSLDAGRRLPIFSRLSISDD from the exons ATGAAAGACGCAACGAGGCAGCAAATTTGGGGAAAAGAGATGTCAGCGACCGTCTTGTCCGCTTTCTACGACATGGACATGCTGTACAAG CAGGATAAGGGCATGAACATGAACGCCCTGCACATCAACAGCATGCTGGATAAGAAAGCGGTGGGGGCCCCGCTCACCGCTCCGGGCTCCGGGGGCTCCTTCGCTCCGGGATTTTTCCGCAGAAACTCAACCAGCAACATGGAGGCGATGAACAACGGCAACAAATACTCCTCGATGAGCTCCTACAGCAGCCTGAAGGAGAACACGCCgatcagcagcaacagcagcagcagcagcgccaCGGCTCTCATGAACAAGGAGAACAAGTTCCGCGACCGCGCTTACAGCGACAACGTGGACCGGGGCGCGCTGCAGCAGAAGCCCGGCTCCCAGATCAACTCCACCCGCTACAAGACCGAGCTGTGCCGGCCCTTCGAGGAGAACGGTTCCTGCAAATACGGGGAGAAATGTCAGTTTGCCCACGGCTACCACGAGTTGCGGAGCTTGTCCCGCCACCCCAAGTACAAAACGGAGCCGTGTCGCACCTTCCACACCATCGGCTTCTGCCCCTACGGGCCCCGGTGCCACTTTATACACAACGCCGACGAGCGCCGGCCCGCTCCCCCGTCCAACGCCAACATGCAGGCGGGGGAGAGCCGGTCGGCTCGGGAGATTTGCGGCTACGGCCAGAGAGACGTCCTGCCGCAGCAGCAGGTCGGCTACACCCAGAGGGACAGACCAAAGCTCCACCACAGCCTCAGTTTCTCCGGCTTCTCCACCCACCACGGACTCGAATCCCCGCTGCTCGACAGCCCGACGTCCCGGACCCCGCCGCCTCCCACCACGGCCTCCTCCTGCACCTCCGCGTCCAGCTTCTACGACGAGGTCCTGTCCCCCCACTGCATCAACAGTGCCTTCTCTTTCCCAGGCCAGGACTTAAAAGCCTTACTCGCCCCCCTGGCCGTGCACACCCCCGGCGGCTACGCCAACAACCACTCCACCGGTGCCTACTACGGGAACATGCAGAGCGGCGTGTGCCCGTCCTCCCCTCCGACCTTCAACATGAGCCACTTGCAGGTGCTGCGCCGCCTCAACGAGTCGCCGGTGTTCGAGCCTCCTCCCAGCCCGCCAGACTCGCTCTCTGACCGGGAGAGCTATGCGAGCGGGTCCCTCAGCTCTTCCGGGAGCCTCAGCGGCTCCGAGTCCCCGAGTCTGGACGCTGGAAGGCGTTTGCCAATCTTCAGCAGGCTGTCGATTTCTGATGACTAA